From Cohaesibacter gelatinilyticus, the proteins below share one genomic window:
- a CDS encoding iron-containing alcohol dehydrogenase encodes MTDFIFNTAPSIQQIHGGAARLGSIMAQMAWAQSNRIVLFVTDPGIVKLGLANSALVSLEESGFRVVLFDQIEPDPKATTVLEAVESAKDNECGCVIGFGGGSSMDVAKMVALLTVSDQSLDEIYGVNQATGCRLPLVLVPTTAGTGSEVTAVSILTTGTAEKKGVVSPVILPDIALLDAELTLGLPGPITAATGVDAMVHAIEAYISKSANNNPISRLLAKQALSLLGANIREAVFNGQNIQARQEMLLGSMMAGQAFANSPVAAVHALAYPVGSLFHVPHGLSNALVLVEVMRFNASKCAEAYAELAPFVFPDIEINRSSQAVTADFIERLGELNSQLGLEAGLRHVGIGQGDIPKLASDAMKQTRLLVNNPRELGYDDAIMIYEASL; translated from the coding sequence ATGACAGATTTCATTTTCAATACCGCTCCCTCCATTCAGCAAATTCATGGGGGAGCAGCCCGGCTTGGTTCCATAATGGCTCAGATGGCATGGGCGCAATCGAACCGGATCGTATTGTTTGTCACGGATCCGGGGATTGTAAAGCTTGGTTTGGCGAATTCTGCATTGGTTTCTTTGGAAGAAAGTGGGTTTCGCGTTGTACTTTTCGATCAGATCGAGCCGGATCCAAAGGCCACTACGGTCCTTGAAGCAGTTGAAAGCGCCAAGGATAATGAATGCGGTTGCGTTATTGGTTTTGGAGGCGGCAGCTCGATGGATGTGGCCAAGATGGTGGCGTTGCTGACTGTCTCGGATCAATCTCTTGATGAGATTTATGGCGTCAATCAAGCCACGGGTTGCCGTTTGCCTCTGGTCCTGGTGCCAACGACAGCCGGAACCGGATCAGAAGTCACTGCGGTGTCCATTCTGACTACCGGAACAGCAGAAAAGAAGGGCGTGGTGTCACCTGTCATTCTGCCTGACATTGCGCTGCTGGATGCTGAATTGACGCTCGGCTTGCCGGGTCCGATCACGGCAGCAACCGGTGTGGATGCCATGGTGCATGCCATTGAGGCCTATATTTCCAAAAGTGCCAATAACAATCCCATATCGCGGCTTTTGGCTAAACAAGCCTTGAGCTTGTTGGGAGCCAATATTCGTGAGGCGGTGTTTAACGGGCAAAACATACAGGCCCGTCAGGAAATGCTGCTGGGTTCCATGATGGCGGGCCAGGCTTTTGCCAATTCTCCGGTGGCTGCAGTTCATGCGTTGGCCTATCCGGTCGGCAGTCTGTTTCATGTGCCACATGGCCTGTCCAACGCTTTGGTCCTGGTTGAGGTGATGCGCTTCAATGCTTCGAAATGCGCTGAGGCATATGCTGAATTGGCGCCATTTGTGTTTCCTGATATCGAGATCAATCGCTCAAGTCAGGCGGTCACTGCTGATTTCATAGAGCGCCTTGGAGAATTGAATTCCCAATTGGGACTGGAGGCTGGTTTACGCCATGTCGGGATTGGGCAAGGTGATATTCCCAAGTTGGCCAGTGATGCAATGAAGCAGACCCGCCTGCTCGTCAATAACCCGCGTGAACTGGGTTATGACGATGCCATCATGATCTATGAGGCGTCACTTTGA
- a CDS encoding ABC transporter ATP-binding protein, translating to MLSLNMVNLSIQRVPILRDVSLEIGTGATCGLIGRNGAGKTTLMRAIMGALPLEQGSIQYDGVDLHDAKPHERAALGIGYLPEDRRLVPHFSVEENIMVSLWATGNKETRRVKWVYDLMPEIGRFADRKALTLSGGQQKLVALARALVAGSNLLLLDEPFEGVAPALAQRLMEVIADLKAENLSVLISESDYTHSEKLVDQVYSIERGEISLMTASSASAA from the coding sequence ATGTTGAGCTTGAATATGGTCAATCTCTCCATTCAACGTGTCCCTATCCTGCGTGATGTGAGCCTTGAAATCGGAACCGGGGCGACTTGCGGTTTGATCGGACGCAACGGTGCGGGCAAGACTACATTGATGCGGGCCATCATGGGGGCCTTGCCGCTTGAGCAGGGATCCATCCAATATGACGGGGTAGATCTGCATGATGCCAAGCCCCACGAGCGGGCGGCGTTGGGGATTGGCTATCTGCCCGAGGATCGCCGTCTTGTTCCGCATTTCAGTGTTGAAGAGAACATCATGGTGTCTCTGTGGGCGACAGGGAACAAGGAAACCAGGCGTGTCAAATGGGTCTATGATCTGATGCCGGAAATTGGTCGTTTTGCCGACCGCAAGGCTCTTACATTAAGCGGTGGACAGCAAAAGCTTGTCGCGCTGGCGCGCGCCCTTGTCGCTGGCTCCAATCTTCTGTTGCTGGATGAACCCTTTGAAGGCGTGGCCCCGGCGCTTGCCCAACGGTTGATGGAAGTGATTGCAGATCTGAAAGCCGAAAATCTTTCGGTTCTGATTTCGGAGTCCGACTATACCCATTCGGAAAAACTGGTGGACCAGGTTTATTCCATCGAGCGAGGCGAAATCAGTCTGATGACCGCCAGCTCGGCTTCAGCGGCCTGA
- a CDS encoding ABC transporter ATP-binding protein, with translation MTTILETRFLERTFGAVYAARDINITINEGEILGVIGSNGAGKTTFVNMVTGYLEPSSGEILYRGKNIVGKPTRDITQMGICRSFQIPQLFPELAVIDNIMTALILSRQQGISLFKSAVSCELKQQARDLLARFKIDAYADQEISTLPQGVRKLIDIAMATVADPDLLFLDEPTSGVSADEKMDFMQTLIDALKSSRTAVLFIEHDMEIIETFSPRCVAFYEGTILADGSTNDVLKEPKVREFVIGSEFHRETSMQQGGQASC, from the coding sequence ATGACAACCATTTTGGAAACCCGGTTTCTGGAACGTACCTTTGGGGCTGTCTATGCGGCCCGGGATATCAATATCACCATCAATGAAGGTGAAATTCTTGGAGTGATCGGATCGAACGGGGCTGGCAAGACAACCTTCGTGAACATGGTCACGGGTTATCTGGAACCCAGCTCGGGTGAAATTCTCTATCGCGGCAAGAATATTGTCGGCAAACCGACCCGGGATATCACGCAGATGGGTATCTGCCGGTCATTCCAGATCCCTCAGCTTTTCCCGGAACTGGCGGTTATCGATAACATCATGACCGCTTTGATCCTGTCCAGACAACAGGGCATATCCCTGTTCAAGTCTGCTGTTTCCTGCGAGTTGAAACAGCAGGCAAGGGATCTTCTCGCACGATTCAAGATTGATGCTTATGCCGATCAGGAAATTTCCACCTTGCCACAAGGAGTGCGCAAGCTGATCGATATCGCCATGGCAACTGTGGCTGATCCTGATCTGCTGTTTCTGGATGAGCCGACCAGCGGTGTCAGCGCCGATGAAAAAATGGACTTCATGCAGACCTTGATTGATGCCCTGAAATCCAGCCGTACCGCCGTGTTGTTCATCGAACATGACATGGAAATCATCGAGACATTCTCCCCGCGATGTGTGGCTTTCTATGAAGGTACCATCTTGGCGGATGGTTCAACGAATGATGTCTTGAAAGAGCCAAAAGTGCGCGAATTCGTTATCGGCAGCGAATTTCATCGCGAAACCTCAATGCAGCAAGGAGGTCAGGCATCATGTTGA
- a CDS encoding branched-chain amino acid ABC transporter permease, translating into MTKSLDRTELGLLLALPILIGLAFILPKWIVNYMQVSMGTGLVALGVMIQMRAGLVSFGQGLYFCIGGYAAGMAAKFWGITDLFLLLILGLVGAVLVSSILGILMRRYREIFYAMLSLALSMILFGLLSSTEELGSTDGFNLPTPTYLGWAPEGRAALLSLYIITSCLVIACALALHRFLQSPVGYVNEAIRENELRVEYLGTSAHRLVQITYMLAASVSAIGGVLWALALGHVDPEMTNWTTSGQFVFVAILSGIGNIAAPLIGTFILEIVRVYAVEISPNTWQMILGTVMLLTILFLPKGLWSLVSKMGNKQKSTDGDAAQSVGG; encoded by the coding sequence ATGACCAAGTCACTTGATCGTACAGAATTGGGGCTGTTGCTTGCCCTGCCGATCCTGATCGGGTTGGCCTTCATCCTTCCGAAATGGATCGTCAATTATATGCAGGTTTCCATGGGAACCGGTCTGGTTGCTCTGGGTGTGATGATCCAGATGCGGGCGGGTCTCGTTTCCTTCGGGCAGGGACTGTATTTTTGTATTGGCGGTTATGCCGCCGGAATGGCTGCAAAATTCTGGGGTATCACCGATCTCTTCCTGCTGTTGATCCTTGGCCTCGTTGGAGCCGTTTTGGTCTCTTCAATCCTCGGCATTCTGATGCGACGATATCGTGAGATCTTCTATGCAATGCTCAGCCTCGCCTTGTCGATGATCCTGTTTGGATTGCTTTCCAGTACAGAGGAGCTTGGTAGTACCGATGGGTTCAATCTTCCAACTCCGACCTATCTGGGGTGGGCGCCCGAGGGGCGAGCAGCGCTTTTGTCTCTCTATATCATTACCAGCTGTCTTGTCATCGCGTGTGCTCTGGCCTTGCATCGTTTCCTGCAAAGTCCGGTGGGATATGTCAATGAAGCGATCCGCGAGAATGAATTGCGCGTGGAATATCTGGGCACATCTGCACACAGGTTGGTGCAGATCACCTATATGCTGGCCGCATCCGTCTCGGCTATCGGGGGTGTGCTCTGGGCTCTTGCTCTGGGCCATGTTGACCCGGAAATGACCAACTGGACCACGTCGGGTCAATTCGTCTTTGTCGCCATCCTGTCCGGTATCGGCAATATTGCGGCTCCGCTGATCGGGACATTCATTCTGGAAATCGTTCGTGTCTATGCCGTCGAGATTTCTCCCAATACCTGGCAGATGATCCTGGGCACGGTGATGTTGCTCACCATTCTGTTTCTGCCAAAGGGCCTGTGGTCTCTGGTTTCGAAAATGGGCAACAAGCAAAAATCCACCGACGGCGATGCCGCACAATCTGTGGGAGGCTGA
- a CDS encoding branched-chain amino acid ABC transporter permease, translating to MLTAVAIAVDGLGFAAWLFLSSVGLTLIYGVMRILNIAHGGFYALGAYSSAWAIGLYTQTGNTMALTYLIIPLAALIAGVVAGLVVERGILRFLYGRDEVLMVLVTYAIFLILEDVTKLIWGTDSYVAYQPAYWLGSIDVFGLPYTVYKFLIIGVAIACGLLLYWGLNHTRVGKLLLVVIEDREISAALGINVTLFFTITFLIGATLGALGGALTAPEVSVVPGIGAEIIVMAFAVIVIGGMGSIGGAMLGALIVGFARAASVHLYPPAELFSIYLVMAVVLAVKPYGLFALAESRKI from the coding sequence ATGCTGACCGCAGTCGCTATTGCTGTAGACGGTCTGGGTTTTGCCGCATGGCTGTTTCTCTCATCGGTAGGCCTGACCCTGATCTATGGTGTCATGCGCATCCTCAATATCGCCCATGGCGGGTTTTATGCATTGGGTGCCTATTCCTCGGCCTGGGCCATCGGTTTGTATACGCAGACCGGCAATACCATGGCCCTGACTTATCTGATCATTCCGTTGGCTGCCCTGATTGCCGGGGTGGTGGCGGGATTGGTCGTGGAACGCGGTATCTTGCGTTTTCTTTATGGTCGGGACGAGGTTCTGATGGTGCTGGTGACCTATGCGATTTTCCTGATTTTGGAAGATGTCACCAAGCTGATCTGGGGGACGGACAGCTACGTGGCTTATCAGCCAGCGTATTGGCTTGGATCCATTGATGTCTTCGGACTGCCTTATACCGTTTACAAATTCCTGATCATTGGCGTTGCGATTGCCTGTGGGCTGTTGCTCTATTGGGGGCTGAATCATACCCGGGTGGGCAAGTTGCTTCTGGTTGTGATTGAGGATCGGGAGATCAGTGCGGCGCTTGGCATCAATGTCACCTTGTTCTTCACGATCACCTTCTTGATTGGTGCAACACTGGGAGCTCTTGGTGGAGCTTTGACGGCGCCGGAAGTCTCCGTGGTGCCGGGCATTGGGGCCGAGATCATTGTCATGGCGTTTGCCGTCATCGTGATTGGTGGTATGGGCTCCATTGGCGGCGCAATGCTTGGCGCTCTGATTGTCGGATTTGCGCGCGCCGCATCCGTGCATCTCTATCCTCCTGCCGAACTTTTCTCCATCTATCTCGTCATGGCGGTGGTGCTGGCCGTCAAACCTTATGGCCTGTTTGCTCTGGCAGAAAGCAGGAAGATATGA
- a CDS encoding ABC transporter substrate-binding protein, which produces MAISSRLAKPFGAILKTTSSMIAVASLAIVVGAGVSADAYAQDKSVKIGFVTFLSGGAAGPFGVPARNAAELMIQAINAGLVPAPYASNGIGGASIEPIFVDENSKQKNADYLKLVEKDDVDMVVGYISSGSCKAIAPEAEKAKKLTILFDCGTPQIFEDIVTDPKYTFRTGAHATMDNVAAARYLAKIGAKSGKIAGINQNYAWGQDSWRDFSASAEQLDGSAEVVTKQFPKIYAGQYGSEISALLTSKPDVVHSSFWGGDMEAFIIQGGARGVFDRSKVVLTTGETAMHRLGAQMPDGTVIGARGPHGDLAPKSELNDWFRKAYFDRFGTLPTYPSYKMAQALLGVKAAADKAGSADQDAIISALKGLEWEGPSGKVSMALANGHQAIQDTAYGTYEYDKDSGKATLVDVVRFKAACVNPPAGAKSIDWIKGGFKGARCD; this is translated from the coding sequence ATGGCTATATCGTCACGCTTGGCAAAGCCGTTTGGCGCCATTCTCAAAACAACTTCATCAATGATTGCCGTTGCCAGCCTTGCCATTGTGGTCGGAGCGGGTGTCTCGGCAGATGCATATGCGCAGGACAAGTCTGTCAAAATCGGATTTGTGACTTTCCTGTCCGGTGGTGCTGCGGGGCCATTTGGCGTGCCTGCGAGAAATGCGGCCGAGTTGATGATCCAGGCGATCAATGCTGGGTTGGTGCCTGCGCCTTATGCCTCAAACGGGATTGGCGGGGCGTCCATCGAGCCGATTTTTGTTGATGAGAATTCGAAGCAGAAGAATGCCGATTATCTGAAGCTGGTTGAAAAAGACGATGTTGACATGGTTGTCGGTTACATTTCTTCCGGCAGCTGCAAGGCCATTGCACCAGAAGCTGAAAAGGCCAAAAAGCTCACGATCCTGTTCGACTGTGGTACCCCACAGATTTTCGAGGATATTGTCACAGATCCAAAATATACTTTCCGCACTGGTGCTCATGCCACCATGGATAATGTGGCGGCAGCCCGTTATCTGGCCAAGATTGGTGCCAAGAGCGGTAAAATTGCCGGGATCAATCAGAATTATGCCTGGGGTCAGGATTCCTGGCGGGATTTCTCGGCATCTGCCGAGCAACTGGATGGCTCGGCAGAAGTTGTCACCAAGCAGTTCCCCAAAATCTATGCCGGTCAATATGGTTCGGAAATCTCCGCGTTGCTGACTTCCAAGCCGGATGTGGTTCATTCTAGCTTCTGGGGTGGCGATATGGAGGCCTTCATCATTCAGGGTGGAGCACGGGGTGTGTTTGATCGATCCAAGGTCGTGTTGACCACTGGCGAGACGGCCATGCATCGTCTCGGTGCCCAGATGCCGGACGGTACCGTCATCGGGGCACGGGGGCCTCATGGTGATCTGGCTCCCAAGTCAGAGCTGAATGATTGGTTCCGCAAGGCCTATTTTGATCGGTTTGGTACCCTGCCAACCTATCCATCCTACAAGATGGCGCAAGCCTTGTTGGGTGTTAAGGCCGCTGCTGACAAAGCTGGAAGTGCTGATCAGGACGCCATAATTTCTGCTTTGAAAGGTCTGGAATGGGAAGGTCCAAGCGGCAAGGTTTCCATGGCCCTGGCCAATGGCCATCAGGCTATTCAGGATACCGCCTATGGCACCTATGAATATGACAAGGACAGCGGCAAGGCGACATTGGTCGATGTGGTCCGCTTCAAGGCTGCCTGCGTCAATCCACCTGCCGGTGCCAAATCAATCGATTGGATCAAGGGTGGCTTCAAAGGCGCCCGGTGTGACTAG
- a CDS encoding ABC transporter substrate-binding protein encodes MMGSSIRRNLFAGWILVLTCVFHDASLAQAETRPASVVKVGCLYPLTGPGGLYGRDSAIAIEMAQDFLRSSTDKAYPVLDVSIEDTRSKTLRSIQIARKFIEEDKVAFLCGVVSSNIARAVSERARESETFFIGTDHASPSLISEALHPFYFRVNNGTRLSMLAGAKYIKQKYEHQNKPLKIAFIGPDYDYGYQAWEDLRAFLSSMNMELDIRGEYWSKLFETDFITYIQQLSRSDIDIVVSGHWGLDLVTFVKQANQLGLFNQTQIMNFDAGGNYEILAELGNDMPLGMVLSARHHLNWPPTKRNREFVEAFREKAGRYPSYAAQGAYTGILAIAQAVHQAGGVADKEAIRVALEGLKLNLPEDPEGFQSYMDPDSHQMMQVQAIGRTMFNNNFPPATSQLGEWSIYYPPKAWPRLDGDGSNSP; translated from the coding sequence ATGATGGGATCATCAATAAGGCGAAATTTGTTTGCGGGCTGGATTTTGGTCCTGACATGTGTTTTCCATGATGCCTCTCTGGCGCAAGCCGAAACCCGACCTGCTTCGGTGGTCAAGGTCGGGTGTCTCTATCCTTTGACCGGACCTGGCGGACTTTATGGCCGTGACAGTGCAATTGCGATTGAAATGGCGCAGGATTTCCTTCGCTCTTCCACCGATAAAGCCTATCCAGTGCTGGATGTCAGCATAGAGGATACGCGCTCCAAAACACTTCGCTCCATTCAGATTGCGCGCAAGTTCATCGAAGAAGACAAGGTTGCTTTTCTTTGCGGTGTGGTCAGTTCCAATATAGCTCGGGCTGTGTCCGAGCGCGCCCGTGAAAGCGAGACTTTTTTCATTGGTACGGATCATGCTTCGCCGAGCCTGATCAGCGAGGCGCTGCATCCGTTTTATTTTCGCGTCAATAATGGCACCCGCCTTTCGATGCTGGCCGGGGCCAAATATATCAAACAGAAATACGAACATCAAAACAAACCGTTGAAGATCGCGTTCATCGGACCGGATTATGATTATGGATATCAGGCATGGGAAGATCTGAGGGCCTTTCTCAGCTCCATGAATATGGAACTGGATATTCGGGGGGAATATTGGTCCAAATTGTTCGAGACCGACTTCATCACCTATATCCAGCAATTGTCTCGCTCGGATATTGATATTGTGGTCAGCGGTCATTGGGGGCTTGATCTGGTGACCTTTGTCAAACAGGCCAATCAGCTTGGGTTGTTCAATCAAACCCAGATCATGAATTTTGATGCTGGTGGCAATTATGAAATCCTGGCCGAGCTTGGCAATGACATGCCATTGGGCATGGTTCTGTCCGCGCGTCATCATCTCAACTGGCCTCCTACCAAACGCAACCGTGAATTTGTTGAGGCCTTTCGCGAGAAAGCAGGACGCTATCCAAGCTATGCGGCACAAGGCGCTTACACTGGTATTCTTGCCATCGCCCAAGCAGTGCATCAGGCGGGTGGCGTTGCTGATAAAGAAGCAATCCGGGTAGCCCTGGAAGGATTGAAGTTGAATTTGCCGGAGGACCCGGAGGGCTTCCAATCCTATATGGATCCTGACAGCCATCAGATGATGCAGGTTCAGGCGATTGGCAGAACCATGTTCAATAACAACTTCCCACCGGCAACGAGTCAACTTGGGGAATGGTCCATTTATTACCCACCCAAAGCATGGCCACGCCTTGATGGAGATGGATCGAACTCTCCATGA
- a CDS encoding sigma-54-dependent transcriptional regulator codes for MTATRVLIIDDEIKLAQSLAFTLRQAGMECSEAHNGHIGCSQAKREQPDIVLLDIRMPGMGGLEVLEWFQAEMPDVSVIMMSAFDDTKDAVTAIKMGAVDYLSKPFDVDELILLLEETNARRQLVAEIQYLRERYSNDATFIGNSPLIQNLREQIDRLSEGNAKTLLLSGETGVGKAVVARELHMRGSGKEVPFVEINCATLPENQIEAELFGAERGALPGLVSKRRGLVEIANGGTLFLDEIGEMPLAIQAKLLTFIETRAYRPVGMMRDHKSDVRIIAATNRNLEEAVEEGCFRQDLFFRLNVMPIQIPPLRERELDIELLALHFARRFADEVATPPIGFDKSTRSFFASYRWPGNVRELKNLIERLTILHPGQVISIDQLPSEIRNVEPKVPLSIEDSMDNVERNMIQDALVKCRGKKGLAAERLGISRHALKRRMQRLGLS; via the coding sequence ATGACTGCGACCCGTGTTCTGATTATCGATGACGAGATCAAATTGGCGCAATCCCTGGCCTTCACCTTGCGGCAGGCTGGTATGGAATGTTCCGAGGCCCACAATGGTCATATCGGCTGCAGCCAGGCCAAGCGCGAGCAACCGGATATTGTTCTATTGGACATTCGTATGCCAGGAATGGGCGGTCTTGAAGTGCTCGAATGGTTTCAAGCGGAAATGCCGGATGTGTCTGTCATCATGATGTCAGCCTTTGATGATACCAAGGACGCGGTGACGGCCATCAAGATGGGAGCGGTTGATTATCTCTCCAAACCATTCGACGTGGACGAGTTGATCCTGCTTCTGGAAGAGACGAATGCTCGCCGCCAACTGGTGGCAGAGATACAATATCTGCGGGAACGCTATAGCAATGATGCCACCTTCATTGGCAATAGCCCGCTGATCCAGAATTTGCGTGAACAGATTGACCGCTTGTCTGAGGGCAATGCCAAGACATTGCTGTTGTCCGGGGAAACCGGTGTGGGCAAGGCGGTGGTTGCGCGTGAATTGCATATGCGGGGGAGCGGCAAGGAAGTGCCCTTCGTGGAAATCAATTGTGCGACCTTGCCCGAGAACCAGATTGAAGCCGAGTTGTTTGGTGCCGAGCGTGGTGCTTTGCCGGGGCTTGTTTCCAAGCGCCGGGGTCTGGTGGAAATCGCCAATGGCGGTACTTTGTTTCTGGATGAGATCGGTGAGATGCCCTTGGCCATTCAGGCCAAATTGCTCACTTTCATCGAGACCCGCGCTTATCGCCCGGTTGGGATGATGCGCGATCATAAGTCCGATGTCCGGATCATTGCGGCAACGAACCGCAATCTGGAAGAGGCGGTGGAAGAGGGATGCTTTCGACAGGATCTGTTTTTCCGCCTCAATGTCATGCCTATCCAAATTCCTCCCTTGCGCGAGCGGGAGCTGGATATCGAGTTGCTGGCCCTGCATTTTGCTCGTCGCTTTGCAGATGAGGTTGCAACGCCGCCAATCGGATTTGACAAATCCACGCGCAGCTTCTTTGCCTCCTATCGCTGGCCGGGCAATGTGCGTGAGTTGAAAAATCTGATCGAGAGGCTGACCATTCTGCATCCGGGGCAGGTCATTTCCATTGATCAGCTGCCGTCCGAGATCCGCAATGTCGAGCCAAAAGTGCCGCTCTCAATCGAGGATTCCATGGATAATGTAGAGCGTAACATGATACAGGATGCTTTGGTGAAATGTCGGGGCAAGAAAGGACTGGCGGCAGAACGACTGGGTATTTCTCGACATGCCCTGAAGCGGCGCATGCAACGATTGGGGCTTTCATGA
- a CDS encoding sensor histidine kinase — translation MISIELGKLNLVRRYLLAALIAALIPLITIAVLYDRYSATLLNSLITNRIDANLEAVAAKMSHFMAVQVNRLENIIDLPDTSDFFTRGPEPGLSNLLHDILLLEAESPDIYAIELTDLNGEILQTVPALRARPRPLNYTQLPYVQHGDVEVLGPVLPQNGRPGYFLIRMAVIRNHQKIGLVTLRTRLASLTEQVASLVEPDVYDPQIIVFDRIRLTPVGTKAAAQQVLARSRQFFPGWRIQLVEGTGNLQEPRTQIRYFLLFAALVSILVLVWLFFKMSSRLSGYLWPLNEGAKAVANGNFGVSVPEDAPGELGMLARSYNRMREQLESLIKSRVDVERRAALGNMAAGIAHEIRNPLTTIATTVHGLNRGETAPDRQQMYAVISSEITRVDKTIGEFLNYAKPSDPVLERVLIRDVFRSIRTLVASTAHRNGITVNLSGDSTLEIRIDPAHLKQILLNLSLNAIQAMPEGGLLTLQAFREQDQATIIVSDTGIGLDEYTKARILRPFFTTKTEGTGLGLSITSQLVETNQGSMTIESEKDVGTTFILSFPLGGSKDLLVDVPHGSRELEQ, via the coding sequence ATGATTTCCATTGAGTTGGGCAAGTTGAATCTTGTGCGGCGATATCTGCTTGCTGCCTTGATCGCTGCCCTGATCCCGTTGATCACCATTGCTGTGCTGTATGACCGATATAGTGCCACGTTGCTCAATAGCCTGATCACCAATCGGATTGATGCCAATCTTGAGGCGGTTGCCGCCAAAATGAGCCATTTCATGGCGGTGCAGGTCAATCGGTTGGAAAATATCATTGATCTGCCTGACACCAGCGATTTTTTTACCAGAGGTCCAGAACCGGGACTCTCCAATCTCTTGCATGATATTCTTTTGTTGGAAGCCGAGAGCCCGGATATCTATGCTATCGAGTTGACAGATCTCAATGGCGAGATCTTGCAGACGGTGCCGGCGTTGCGTGCTCGTCCCCGCCCATTGAATTATACCCAGCTCCCCTATGTGCAGCATGGTGATGTGGAGGTTCTGGGTCCCGTGTTGCCACAAAATGGTCGACCAGGCTATTTTCTCATTCGTATGGCCGTGATCAGGAACCATCAGAAAATTGGTCTCGTTACCCTGCGGACAAGACTGGCCTCTCTAACAGAGCAGGTGGCCTCGCTGGTGGAGCCTGATGTCTATGACCCCCAGATCATTGTCTTTGACCGGATCAGACTGACCCCTGTGGGAACAAAAGCCGCCGCACAACAGGTCTTGGCCAGATCGCGACAATTCTTTCCCGGATGGCGTATCCAGCTGGTTGAGGGGACTGGGAATCTGCAAGAGCCAAGAACACAAATCCGCTATTTCCTCCTTTTTGCGGCATTGGTGTCCATTCTGGTGCTTGTTTGGCTGTTCTTCAAGATGTCGTCACGGCTATCCGGTTATCTCTGGCCACTCAATGAAGGTGCCAAGGCGGTGGCCAACGGTAATTTTGGTGTTTCGGTTCCTGAGGATGCGCCGGGAGAGCTGGGAATGTTGGCGCGGTCCTATAATCGCATGCGAGAACAATTGGAGAGCTTGATCAAGTCGCGGGTGGATGTGGAGCGGCGTGCAGCTCTTGGCAATATGGCGGCGGGGATCGCCCATGAAATACGCAATCCCTTGACGACAATTGCCACAACAGTTCATGGCTTGAACAGAGGAGAGACCGCTCCGGATCGACAACAGATGTATGCGGTCATCTCGTCGGAGATCACCCGTGTCGACAAGACAATTGGAGAATTTCTGAATTATGCCAAACCCAGTGATCCAGTGCTGGAACGAGTTCTGATCCGTGATGTGTTTCGCAGCATTCGAACCCTTGTGGCCTCCACAGCTCATAGAAATGGCATCACGGTCAATCTATCGGGAGATTCCACTCTGGAAATCAGAATTGATCCCGCTCATCTGAAACAGATCCTGCTCAATCTGTCTTTGAATGCCATACAGGCGATGCCAGAGGGCGGGTTGTTGACCTTGCAGGCCTTTCGCGAGCAAGACCAGGCAACGATTATTGTTTCTGACACTGGTATCGGGCTGGATGAGTATACCAAGGCAAGAATATTGCGGCCCTTTTTTACCACCAAGACCGAAGGCACGGGGCTTGGTCTGTCCATCACCAGTCAGTTGGTCGAGACCAATCAAGGCAGCATGACCATTGAGAGCGAGAAAGATGTTGGCACCACCTTCATTCTTTCCTTTCCGCTTGGTGGGTCGAAGGACCTGTTGGTTGATGTGCCACATGGCAGTCGGGAGTTGGAGCAATGA